A genomic window from Pseudocitrobacter corydidari includes:
- the gpmA gene encoding 2,3-diphosphoglycerate-dependent phosphoglycerate mutase: MAVTKLVLVRHGESQWNNENRFTGWYDVDLSEKGVGEAKAAGKLLKAEGYTFDFAYTSVLKRAIHTLWNVLDELDQAWLPVEKSWKLNERHYGALQGLNKAETAAKYGDDQVKQWRRGFAITPPELTKDDERYPGHDPRYAKLTDKELPVTESLALTIDRVVPYWNETILPRIKSGERVIIAAHGNSLRALVKYLDNMGEEEIIDLNIPTGVPLVYEFDENFKPIKHYYLGNADEIAAKAAAVANQGKAK, from the coding sequence ATGGCTGTAACTAAGCTGGTACTGGTTCGTCACGGTGAAAGTCAGTGGAACAACGAAAACCGCTTTACCGGTTGGTATGACGTTGACCTGTCAGAGAAAGGCGTTGGCGAAGCGAAAGCGGCCGGTAAACTGCTGAAGGCTGAAGGCTACACCTTCGATTTTGCTTATACCTCTGTGCTGAAACGTGCCATCCATACGCTGTGGAACGTACTGGACGAGCTGGATCAAGCGTGGCTGCCGGTTGAGAAATCCTGGAAACTGAACGAACGTCACTACGGCGCGCTTCAGGGTCTGAACAAAGCGGAAACCGCAGCAAAATACGGTGACGACCAGGTGAAACAGTGGCGTCGTGGTTTTGCCATCACCCCGCCAGAGCTGACCAAAGATGACGAGCGCTATCCGGGCCATGACCCGCGTTATGCCAAACTGACCGACAAAGAGCTGCCGGTGACCGAAAGCCTGGCGCTGACCATCGATCGCGTTGTGCCATACTGGAACGAAACCATTCTGCCGCGCATTAAAAGCGGTGAGCGTGTGATCATCGCCGCTCACGGTAACTCTCTGCGTGCGCTGGTGAAATACCTGGATAACATGGGCGAAGAAGAGATCATCGACCTGAACATCCCAACCGGCGTTCCGCTGGTGTATGAGTTCGACGAAAACTTCAAACCGATTAAACATTACTATCTGGGCAATGCTGACGAAATCGCTGCGAAAGCGGCAGCCGTTGCGAACCAGGGTAAAGCGAAGTAA
- the modF gene encoding molybdate ABC transporter ATP-binding protein ModF, producing MSSLQISQGTFRLSDTKTLKIEHLTLHAGESWAFVGSNGSGKSALARALAGELALLSGSRECQFTRITRLSFEQLQKLVSDEWQRNNTDLLSPGEDDTGRTTADIIQDEVKNATRCAALADRFGISHLLERRFKYLSTGETRKTLLCQALMAEPDLLILDEPFDGLDVASRQQLAQHLASLSEAGYTLVLVLNRFDDIPNFVPFAGVLADCTLSETGEKTALLAQTLVAQLAHSEKLSGMALPEPDAPSARLSLADDEARIVLRDGVVSYNDRPIINHLSWTVAPNEHWQIVGPNGAGKSTLLSLVTGDHPQGYSNDLTLFGRRRGSGETIWDIKKHIGYVSSSLHLDYRVSTTVRNVILSGYFDSIGIYQAVSDKQRKLVDQWLAILGMNARTADAPFHSLSWGQQRLALIVRALVKHPTLLILDEPLQGLDPLNRQVVRRFIDVLISEGKTQLLFVSHHAEDAPDCITHRLEFIADGEGYRYQLGKI from the coding sequence ATGTCATCATTGCAAATTTCGCAAGGCACGTTTCGTCTTAGCGACACAAAAACGCTGAAAATTGAGCACCTGACGCTGCATGCCGGTGAAAGCTGGGCGTTTGTCGGCAGCAACGGCAGCGGCAAATCGGCCCTCGCCCGTGCGCTGGCGGGGGAACTTGCACTGCTTTCCGGTTCGCGCGAGTGTCAGTTCACGCGCATCACCCGCCTCTCTTTCGAACAATTGCAGAAACTGGTGAGCGACGAATGGCAGCGCAACAATACGGATTTGCTCAGCCCCGGTGAGGATGACACAGGCCGCACCACCGCAGACATTATTCAGGATGAGGTCAAAAACGCCACGCGTTGTGCGGCGCTTGCCGACCGTTTTGGCATCAGCCATTTACTGGAAAGGCGCTTTAAATATCTGTCGACCGGTGAAACCCGCAAAACCCTGCTGTGTCAGGCGCTGATGGCAGAACCTGATTTACTGATCCTCGATGAACCGTTTGACGGTCTCGACGTTGCCTCCCGCCAGCAGCTGGCGCAGCATCTCGCCAGCCTCAGTGAAGCCGGTTATACGCTGGTGCTGGTCCTCAACCGCTTTGATGATATCCCCAATTTTGTGCCGTTTGCCGGGGTGCTGGCCGACTGTACGCTCAGCGAAACCGGCGAGAAAACCGCGCTGCTGGCGCAAACGTTGGTTGCTCAACTGGCACACAGCGAAAAGCTATCTGGCATGGCCTTACCCGAGCCTGACGCCCCTTCTGCGCGGTTGTCCCTTGCCGACGATGAAGCACGCATTGTGCTGCGCGATGGCGTCGTCTCCTATAACGATCGGCCCATTATCAACCACCTGAGCTGGACCGTTGCGCCAAATGAGCACTGGCAGATTGTGGGGCCTAACGGCGCGGGGAAATCCACGCTGTTAAGCCTGGTCACCGGCGATCATCCCCAGGGTTATAGCAATGATCTCACCCTGTTTGGCCGACGTCGCGGCAGCGGGGAAACCATCTGGGATATCAAAAAACACATTGGCTACGTGAGCAGCAGCCTGCATCTTGATTATCGCGTCAGCACCACGGTGCGTAACGTCATTCTTTCCGGCTATTTTGACTCCATTGGCATCTATCAGGCGGTATCGGATAAACAGCGCAAACTGGTCGATCAATGGCTCGCGATTCTCGGTATGAATGCGCGTACCGCCGATGCGCCCTTTCACAGCCTGTCGTGGGGCCAGCAGCGCCTGGCGCTGATTGTCCGCGCCCTGGTCAAACATCCTACGCTACTGATCCTCGACGAACCGTTGCAGGGGCTGGACCCACTCAACCGCCAGGTGGTGCGCCGCTTTATCGACGTGTTAATCAGCGAGGGGAAAACGCAGTTGCTGTTTGTCTCACACCATGCGGAAGATGCCCCAGACTGCATTACCCATCGGCTGGAATTTATTGCCGATGGCGAGGGGTACCGCTATCAGTTAGGTAAAATATAA
- a CDS encoding DUF2167 domain-containing protein, whose product MSFRLPRTRCVFLSFLLALSFQVFADNQSEPQQAEDPAEIAFAAMQRVAVPGPATIPLGKKASIQLPKDYVYFPPKESSVFMTELGNYVDDENFYGLVFHKNIDGFISIDYDNSGYIKDDDAKDWDADELLSSLREGTKEGNKDRVKKGIPAIEVIGWVEKPSYDAATHRLIWSAALKDIGSNVPVKEQGVNYNTYLLGREGYFELNLITDRGSVEAAKPLTKTLLNAVNFNEGQRYSDYNAKTDKLAEYGLAALIGGIAAKKIGLLAMIGITLLKFWKLAAIAVVAFGAGLKHLVFRKKSDE is encoded by the coding sequence CTGTCGTTTAGACTTCCCCGTACACGTTGCGTATTTCTCAGTTTTCTTTTGGCATTATCTTTTCAGGTTTTTGCGGATAATCAATCTGAACCGCAGCAGGCCGAAGACCCCGCAGAGATTGCCTTTGCCGCGATGCAGCGTGTGGCGGTTCCCGGCCCGGCGACCATCCCATTGGGCAAAAAAGCCTCTATACAATTACCCAAGGACTATGTCTATTTCCCACCGAAAGAGTCGTCCGTATTTATGACTGAACTGGGAAATTACGTTGACGATGAAAATTTTTATGGTTTGGTTTTCCATAAAAACATCGATGGCTTTATTTCTATCGATTATGACAACTCCGGTTATATCAAAGATGATGATGCGAAAGACTGGGATGCCGATGAATTACTCAGCAGCCTGCGCGAAGGCACAAAAGAAGGCAATAAAGACCGTGTGAAAAAAGGGATCCCGGCCATTGAAGTCATTGGCTGGGTTGAAAAACCAAGCTACGACGCCGCGACTCACCGTCTGATTTGGTCTGCCGCCTTAAAAGACATTGGCAGCAACGTGCCCGTGAAAGAGCAAGGTGTGAATTACAATACCTATCTGCTGGGCCGTGAAGGTTATTTCGAGCTAAACCTGATTACCGATCGTGGTAGCGTGGAGGCCGCCAAGCCTCTGACGAAAACGCTGCTTAACGCCGTGAACTTTAACGAAGGTCAGCGTTACAGCGACTATAACGCCAAAACCGATAAGCTGGCTGAATATGGCCTGGCGGCGTTGATTGGCGGGATTGCCGCGAAGAAAATCGGCCTGCTGGCGATGATTGGTATCACCCTGCTCAAGTTCTGGAAACTTGCCGCCATTGCCGTGGTCGCTTTCGGCGCCGGGCTGAAGCATCTGGTATTCCGTAAAAAATCTGACGAGTAA
- the galK gene encoding galactokinase: MSLKERTQSLFAEKFGYPATHVIQAPGRVNLIGEHTDYNDGFVLPCAIDYQTVISCAPRQDRTVRVIAADYDNQTDEFSLDAPIVTHDTQQWSNYVRGVVKHLQKRNAGFGGADLVISGNVPQGAGLSSSASLEVAVGTVFQQLYHLPLDGAQIALNGQEAENQFVGCNCGIMDQLISALGKKDHALLIDCRSLGTKAVSMPKGVAVVIINSNFKRTLVGSEYNTRREQCETGARFFQQPALRDVTLDQFNAVASQLDPIVAKRVRHVLTENARTVEAAEALEKGDLQRMGKLMAESHASMRDDFEITVPQIDTLVEIVKATIGDKGGVRMTGGGFGGCIVALVPEEMVDAVQQAVADQYEAKTGIKETFYVCKPSQGAGQC, encoded by the coding sequence ATGAGTCTGAAAGAAAGAACACAATCCCTGTTTGCTGAAAAATTTGGCTACCCTGCAACCCACGTCATTCAGGCACCTGGTCGCGTTAACTTGATCGGCGAACACACCGACTATAACGACGGTTTTGTGCTGCCCTGCGCCATTGATTACCAGACGGTAATCAGCTGCGCGCCGCGTCAGGATCGCACCGTTCGCGTGATCGCCGCCGATTACGATAACCAGACCGATGAATTCTCTCTGGACGCGCCGATTGTCACTCATGACACGCAGCAGTGGTCTAACTATGTTCGCGGCGTGGTGAAACATCTGCAGAAACGCAACGCAGGCTTCGGCGGCGCGGATCTGGTGATCAGCGGTAACGTGCCGCAGGGCGCGGGCCTCAGTTCTTCCGCCTCGCTGGAAGTCGCCGTCGGCACCGTGTTCCAGCAGCTGTATCATCTGCCGCTGGATGGCGCGCAGATTGCGCTGAACGGTCAGGAAGCCGAGAACCAGTTCGTAGGCTGTAACTGCGGTATCATGGACCAGCTGATTTCCGCGCTGGGTAAAAAAGATCATGCGCTGCTGATTGACTGCCGCTCATTGGGTACAAAAGCGGTCTCCATGCCAAAAGGCGTGGCAGTGGTCATCATCAACAGCAACTTCAAACGCACCCTGGTCGGCAGCGAGTACAACACGCGCCGCGAACAGTGTGAAACCGGCGCACGCTTCTTCCAGCAGCCAGCCCTGCGTGACGTGACGCTGGATCAGTTCAACGCGGTTGCCAGCCAGCTTGACCCCATCGTTGCGAAACGCGTGCGTCACGTGTTGACCGAAAACGCCCGTACCGTAGAAGCCGCAGAAGCGCTGGAAAAAGGCGACCTGCAACGCATGGGCAAACTGATGGCGGAATCTCACGCCTCTATGCGTGACGACTTTGAAATCACCGTACCGCAAATCGACACCCTGGTTGAGATCGTGAAAGCCACCATTGGCGACAAAGGCGGCGTGCGAATGACCGGCGGCGGTTTCGGCGGCTGTATCGTGGCACTGGTACCAGAAGAGATGGTGGATGCCGTACAGCAGGCCGTGGCTGACCAGTATGAAGCGAAAACCGGCATTAAAGAAACCTTCTACGTCTGCAAACCTTCACAAGGAGCTGGACAGTGCTAA
- a CDS encoding ABC transporter substrate-binding protein, producing the protein MKLSHFIPVLALFLAASLHAENTHKEVRIASPWPAQNTIITMLGYGDNIVGTSMIAKKIPLFRQSLPRIENVPVVSVNSGHEINPEQIISLGVDMLFVPHNMVVPQQDFLKQAGVQVLAFEANSMQALTHRVQQTAAVLGPDAQQKAQAYQRYFDHNVTLVAGRLKDLPASQRVSLYHSMGNPLTTTGRPSLNQDWIDLAGGINIAENWFGSGKQNRSGEVALEKIVAANPAVIVAMNKRDADTILTSPQWASVDAVIHHRVYVNPKGMFWWCRETSEEALQFLWLAKTLYPDRFTDVDMRKETRDFYQRFFGLTLSEAQVNDVLNPPR; encoded by the coding sequence ATGAAGCTTTCTCATTTTATTCCGGTGCTGGCGCTGTTTCTGGCAGCCAGCCTGCACGCAGAAAATACGCACAAGGAGGTGCGTATTGCCTCGCCGTGGCCTGCGCAGAACACCATTATCACTATGCTGGGCTACGGCGATAACATTGTTGGCACCTCGATGATTGCCAAAAAAATCCCTCTGTTTCGCCAGAGCCTGCCGCGCATTGAAAATGTGCCGGTAGTGAGCGTGAACAGCGGTCACGAAATTAACCCGGAGCAAATTATTTCGCTGGGTGTAGATATGCTGTTTGTGCCGCATAACATGGTGGTGCCTCAGCAGGATTTTCTGAAACAGGCGGGTGTGCAGGTGCTGGCGTTTGAAGCAAATTCCATGCAGGCGCTGACCCATCGCGTGCAGCAGACGGCAGCAGTGCTGGGGCCGGATGCACAACAAAAAGCGCAGGCCTATCAACGCTACTTTGACCACAATGTGACGCTGGTTGCCGGGCGTCTGAAGGATCTCCCTGCATCTCAGCGCGTGTCGCTCTACCACAGCATGGGCAACCCGCTGACGACAACCGGCCGTCCGTCGCTGAATCAGGACTGGATCGATCTCGCGGGGGGAATAAACATCGCCGAAAACTGGTTTGGCAGTGGCAAACAGAATCGTTCAGGTGAAGTGGCGCTGGAAAAAATCGTTGCGGCTAACCCGGCGGTGATTGTGGCGATGAACAAGCGTGATGCCGATACTATTTTGACCTCTCCCCAGTGGGCCAGCGTTGATGCGGTCATTCATCATCGTGTGTACGTCAATCCGAAAGGAATGTTCTGGTGGTGTCGTGAGACGAGTGAAGAGGCGCTGCAATTCCTGTGGCTGGCAAAAACGCTCTACCCTGATCGCTTCACGGACGTCGATATGCGTAAAGAAACACGTGATTTTTATCAGCGCTTTTTTGGCCTGACGCTAAGTGAGGCGCAGGTGAACGATGTGCTGAATCCGCCGCGCTGA
- a CDS encoding FecCD family ABC transporter permease, translating into MTVMENHLSVEHRYRQVLYQRLAMLAALLIAIIASLLLDFTLGPSGLSLQSLVQTLIHPADATTGMRVIVWDIRLPYALMALLVGMGLGLAGAEMQTILNNPLASPFTLGVSSAAAFGAALAIVLGIGIPGVPESWFIPANAFLFALLSALLLDTLTRWTRVPTSGVVLFGIALVFTFNALVSIMQFVADEDTLQGLVFWTMGSLARASWEKLAVLGAAMAIVLPWSMYRAWQLTALRLGEERAMSFGIDVRRLRLGSLLRISLLAALSVAFVGPIGFIGLVAPHIARLLLGEDHRFYLPGSVLVGGLVLSLASIASKNIIPGVILPVGIVTSLVGVPFFLSIVMRHRGNMS; encoded by the coding sequence ATGACTGTTATGGAAAATCATCTGTCGGTTGAGCATCGCTACCGACAGGTGCTTTATCAGCGTCTGGCGATGCTGGCGGCGCTATTGATCGCCATTATTGCCTCATTGCTGCTGGATTTCACTCTTGGCCCGTCCGGTCTCTCGCTCCAGTCACTTGTGCAAACGCTCATACATCCTGCTGATGCCACGACCGGTATGCGCGTTATCGTCTGGGATATTCGTCTACCGTATGCGCTAATGGCCTTGTTAGTGGGCATGGGGTTGGGGCTGGCGGGCGCAGAGATGCAAACTATCCTCAACAATCCGCTTGCCAGCCCGTTTACGTTAGGCGTGTCGTCGGCAGCGGCCTTTGGCGCTGCGCTGGCTATCGTGCTGGGCATCGGTATTCCCGGTGTGCCAGAGAGCTGGTTTATTCCGGCAAATGCTTTTCTGTTTGCCCTGCTGTCAGCTCTGTTACTCGATACCCTGACGCGCTGGACGCGCGTGCCCACCTCCGGCGTGGTGCTGTTTGGTATCGCACTGGTTTTCACCTTCAATGCGCTGGTGTCCATCATGCAGTTCGTTGCCGATGAAGATACGTTACAGGGGCTGGTGTTCTGGACGATGGGTAGTCTGGCCCGTGCCTCCTGGGAAAAACTGGCGGTACTGGGGGCGGCGATGGCGATTGTCCTGCCGTGGTCGATGTATCGCGCCTGGCAACTCACAGCGTTACGACTGGGTGAAGAAAGAGCGATGAGTTTTGGGATAGATGTTCGCCGGTTGCGGCTGGGTTCGTTGCTGCGCATTAGCCTGCTGGCGGCACTTTCAGTGGCGTTCGTCGGGCCGATTGGTTTTATCGGGTTAGTTGCGCCGCATATTGCACGTCTGTTACTGGGAGAAGATCACCGCTTTTATTTACCGGGCAGCGTGTTGGTGGGCGGGCTGGTGCTGTCGCTGGCATCAATAGCATCGAAGAATATTATTCCTGGTGTGATCCTGCCCGTCGGTATTGTTACTTCGCTGGTAGGTGTGCCGTTCTTTTTAAGTATCGTGATGCGTCATCGGGGAAATATGTCATGA
- the galE gene encoding UDP-glucose 4-epimerase GalE — protein MRVLVTGGSGYIGSHTCVQLLQQGHDVIILDNLCNSKRSVLPVIERLGGKQATFVEGDIRDEALMTTILTDHAIEAVIHFAGLKAVGESVQKPLEYYDNNVNGTLRLVSAMRAANVKNFIFSSSATVYGDQPKIPYVESFPTGTPQSPYGKSKLMVEQILTDLQKAQPEWSISLLRYFNPVGAHASGDMGEDPQGIPNNLMPYIAQVAVGRRESLAIFGNDYPTPDGTGVRDYIHVMDLADGHVAAMEKLANKAGVHIYNLGAGVGSSVLDVVNAFSKACGKPINYHFAPRRDGDLPAYWADATKADKDLNWRVTRNLDEMAQDTWHWQSRHPQGYPD, from the coding sequence ATGAGAGTACTGGTTACGGGTGGTAGCGGTTACATTGGAAGTCATACCTGCGTGCAACTGCTGCAACAGGGCCACGATGTCATCATTCTTGACAACCTGTGTAACAGCAAACGCAGCGTCTTACCGGTGATCGAACGTCTGGGCGGGAAACAGGCCACGTTCGTGGAAGGCGATATTCGCGATGAAGCATTGATGACCACGATCCTGACCGATCACGCCATCGAGGCGGTGATCCACTTCGCGGGCCTGAAGGCTGTTGGCGAGTCGGTGCAAAAACCGCTGGAGTATTATGACAATAACGTCAACGGAACACTACGACTGGTTTCCGCCATGCGTGCCGCGAATGTCAAAAACTTCATTTTCAGCTCCTCCGCTACCGTTTATGGCGACCAGCCAAAAATCCCTTACGTTGAAAGCTTCCCAACCGGTACCCCTCAAAGCCCGTACGGCAAAAGCAAACTGATGGTTGAACAAATCCTGACCGACCTGCAAAAAGCGCAGCCGGAATGGAGCATTTCGCTGCTGCGTTACTTCAACCCGGTAGGCGCACATGCGTCTGGCGACATGGGTGAAGACCCGCAGGGCATTCCAAATAACCTGATGCCGTATATCGCTCAGGTTGCCGTTGGCCGCCGTGAATCACTGGCGATTTTCGGCAACGACTACCCCACGCCTGACGGTACCGGCGTGCGCGACTACATCCACGTGATGGACCTCGCCGACGGCCATGTAGCGGCAATGGAAAAACTGGCGAACAAAGCCGGTGTGCATATCTATAACCTCGGTGCTGGCGTAGGCAGCAGCGTGCTTGACGTGGTCAACGCCTTTAGCAAAGCCTGCGGCAAACCGATTAACTACCATTTCGCTCCGCGTCGCGATGGCGACCTTCCGGCCTACTGGGCCGATGCCACCAAAGCTGACAAGGATCTGAACTGGCGCGTAACCCGTAATCTCGATGAAATGGCGCAGGACACCTGGCACTGGCAGTCCCGTCATCCTCAGGGATATCCAGACTAA
- a CDS encoding ABC transporter ATP-binding protein, with product MSGLTIEGLNAGYAKRQIIENLNVATLRRGEVTILLGPNGCGKSTLLRALAGLNRASGEARLDGVNLLTLPFAQRADKVVFLPQSLPQGVHLQVLESVIVAQRASGGEPDQTQAIGLLEALGISHLAMHYLEKLSGGQKQLVGLAQSLIRRPSLLLLDEPLSALDLNYQFHVMDVIQRQTQTRNMVTLVVVHDINIALRHAAQVLMLKQGKLIASGAPETVITSASLAEVYGVRGRIERCSQGKAQVILDGVIEK from the coding sequence ATGAGCGGGCTAACGATAGAGGGGCTGAATGCAGGCTACGCAAAACGACAAATTATTGAGAATCTGAATGTAGCAACTCTAAGGCGTGGGGAGGTGACAATTTTATTGGGCCCGAACGGCTGTGGAAAATCGACGCTCCTGCGTGCGTTGGCCGGGCTTAACCGCGCCAGCGGTGAGGCACGATTAGATGGCGTAAATTTGCTGACGCTACCATTTGCCCAGCGGGCGGATAAGGTGGTGTTTTTGCCGCAATCTTTACCTCAGGGCGTGCATTTACAAGTGCTGGAGTCGGTGATTGTCGCCCAACGTGCATCGGGAGGTGAACCGGACCAAACGCAGGCTATCGGCCTACTGGAAGCGTTAGGGATTTCGCATCTGGCGATGCATTATCTCGAAAAACTCTCTGGTGGACAGAAACAGCTGGTGGGACTAGCGCAGTCGCTGATCCGTCGCCCCTCGCTTTTACTGCTGGATGAGCCGCTCAGTGCCCTCGATCTCAACTATCAGTTTCACGTAATGGACGTGATCCAACGCCAGACGCAGACGCGTAATATGGTCACACTGGTTGTCGTTCACGATATTAACATTGCGCTACGCCATGCGGCGCAGGTGTTGATGCTGAAACAGGGCAAACTGATTGCCAGCGGCGCACCGGAAACAGTCATTACCTCAGCAAGTCTGGCCGAAGTCTACGGCGTACGCGGGCGAATTGAACGTTGTTCGCAGGGAAAAGCGCAGGTGATTCTGGATGGGGTGATAGAAAAATAA
- the galM gene encoding galactose-1-epimerase translates to MLTETPTLAPDGLPYRLITLRNAQGVVVTLMDWGATLLSARIPLADGSIREALLGCASPEQYSQQAAYFGASIGRYANRIAKSRFTLDGKTYELTPSQGENQLHGGTEGFDKRRWAISNQNDTQVLFTLTSDDGDQGFPGTLNASALYRLTEDNRISIEYRATVDKACPVNMTNHVYFNLNGEQSDVRSHKLQLLADAYLPVDEMGIPHDGLKDVAGTSFDFRKPKAISADFLADGDQQKVKGYDHAFLLQAKGDASQVVAHLWSPDEKLQMKVYTSAPALQFYSGNFLDGTPSRGSEPYTAWQGLALESEFLPDSPNHPEWPQPDCVLLPGEEYVSLTEYQFIAD, encoded by the coding sequence GTGCTAACCGAAACGCCAACCCTGGCCCCTGATGGCCTTCCCTATCGCCTTATCACTCTGCGCAATGCGCAGGGTGTGGTGGTAACGCTTATGGACTGGGGCGCCACGCTGCTCTCCGCTCGTATTCCGCTGGCGGATGGTTCTATTCGCGAAGCGCTGCTGGGCTGTGCCTCGCCGGAACAGTACAGCCAGCAGGCCGCCTACTTCGGCGCGTCGATTGGTCGCTACGCTAACCGTATCGCCAAAAGTCGCTTTACGCTGGATGGTAAAACCTATGAGCTGACTCCAAGCCAGGGCGAAAACCAGCTGCACGGCGGCACGGAAGGGTTTGATAAACGTCGCTGGGCTATCAGCAATCAGAATGATACCCAGGTGCTGTTCACGCTGACCTCCGACGATGGCGACCAGGGTTTCCCGGGTACGCTCAACGCCTCAGCACTTTATCGCCTGACGGAAGATAACCGTATTTCTATCGAGTATCGCGCAACGGTCGATAAAGCCTGCCCGGTGAATATGACCAACCACGTCTACTTCAACCTGAACGGCGAACAAAGCGACGTGCGTAGCCACAAGCTGCAACTGCTGGCGGATGCCTACCTGCCGGTGGATGAAATGGGAATTCCCCATGATGGCCTGAAAGACGTGGCTGGCACCAGCTTCGATTTCCGTAAGCCGAAGGCTATTTCCGCCGATTTCCTGGCCGACGGCGATCAGCAGAAAGTAAAAGGTTACGATCATGCCTTCCTGTTACAGGCGAAAGGCGATGCTTCTCAGGTTGTCGCCCACCTGTGGTCGCCGGATGAGAAATTGCAGATGAAGGTTTATACCTCCGCCCCTGCTCTGCAATTCTATTCCGGTAACTTCCTCGACGGCACCCCATCGCGCGGCAGCGAACCTTATACCGCGTGGCAAGGTCTGGCGCTGGAAAGCGAATTCCTGCCCGACAGCCCGAACCACCCGGAATGGCCACAGCCCGACTGTGTGCTTCTGCCGGGCGAAGAGTATGTCAGCCTGACGGAATATCAGTTTATTGCCGATTAA
- the galT gene encoding galactose-1-phosphate uridylyltransferase, with the protein MTQFNPVDHPHRRYNPLTGQWILVSPHRAKRPWQGAQETASKQTLPAHDPDCFLCPGNTRVTGDKNPDYTSTYVFTNDFAALMTDTPDAPESDDPLMRCMSARGTSRVICFSPDHSKTLPELTLPALQDVVKTWQEQTAELGQTYPWVQVFENKGAAMGCSNPHPHGQVWANSFLPNEIEREDRLQRAYFAEQGSPMLVDYVQRELADGSRTVVETEHWLAVVPYWAAWPFETLLLPKTHILRITDLTDAQRDDLALALKKLTSRYDNLFQCSFPYSMGWHGAPFNGEENAHWQLHAHFYPPLLRSATVRKFMVGYEMLAETQRDLTAEQAAERLRAVSDIHFRESGE; encoded by the coding sequence ATGACGCAATTTAACCCCGTCGATCATCCCCACCGCCGTTATAACCCTTTAACGGGACAGTGGATTTTAGTTTCACCGCATCGCGCAAAACGCCCCTGGCAAGGGGCGCAAGAGACAGCGTCAAAACAGACGCTGCCCGCGCACGATCCGGACTGCTTTTTATGCCCGGGCAACACCCGGGTGACGGGCGACAAAAACCCCGACTACACCAGCACTTATGTTTTTACTAACGACTTCGCCGCGCTGATGACCGACACGCCTGATGCGCCGGAAAGCGACGATCCGTTGATGCGCTGCATGAGCGCGCGCGGCACCAGCCGCGTGATCTGCTTCTCTCCGGATCACAGCAAAACGCTGCCGGAATTAACGCTACCCGCGTTGCAGGACGTGGTGAAAACCTGGCAGGAGCAAACCGCCGAACTGGGGCAAACCTACCCGTGGGTTCAGGTCTTTGAAAACAAAGGCGCGGCGATGGGCTGCTCTAATCCGCATCCCCACGGTCAAGTGTGGGCCAACAGCTTCCTGCCAAATGAAATCGAACGTGAAGATCGCCTGCAGCGCGCCTATTTTGCCGAGCAGGGTTCCCCGATGCTGGTTGATTACGTTCAGCGCGAGCTGGCCGACGGCAGCCGAACCGTTGTAGAAACCGAACACTGGCTGGCCGTGGTCCCTTACTGGGCGGCATGGCCGTTCGAAACGCTGCTGCTGCCGAAAACGCATATCCTGCGCATCACCGACTTAACGGATGCCCAGCGTGATGATTTGGCGCTGGCGCTGAAAAAACTGACCAGCCGCTACGACAACCTGTTCCAGTGCTCCTTCCCCTACTCCATGGGTTGGCACGGCGCGCCGTTTAATGGCGAAGAAAATGCACACTGGCAGCTGCACGCGCACTTCTATCCGCCGCTGCTGCGCTCCGCCACCGTGCGTAAATTTATGGTTGGCTATGAAATGCTGGCAGAAACCCAGCGCGATCTGACGGCAGAACAAGCCGCCGAGCGCCTGCGCGCGGTCAGTGATATCCATTTTCGCGAGTCCGGAGAATAA